Proteins co-encoded in one Ananas comosus cultivar F153 linkage group 15, ASM154086v1, whole genome shotgun sequence genomic window:
- the LOC109721661 gene encoding uncharacterized protein LOC109721661 isoform X2, protein MAVYAKHPIPSIRFEIPTRWSSIDNMAKVYLRVPLIVRMFNKQKARPQIVAWSKNSSFQDFQVFAKPSHLLPASEATTYSKFVPEEIFSSLELDKSDSLYIVELRTSRDFGSCLRDMNAAILLCLIDVNGVSLLQRIPSISLANSGQDKEMSSPESVHFRRGSADVVTFKGSKLGKIEALWIGLESGSWRVDGVHLTVINGTSTMPKFSEETSEVQFDGLQCKFEANNILLGEGGVSMAELRPVLAEELHGNTFPHQLNAWSSSNIFSSHEMSNEDGMREYADLKLSLLLYDLILISTGFTTFTLCSNEKAAYSFLVGGIGGFLYLLLLQRSVDGLSATESASGEAFGGLKRPWLGLALIMAASVVAVKYGIGGNTVALTPTDLFIGVAGFLASKIAVVLAAFRPIQRSPKRRD, encoded by the exons ATGGCTGTTTATGCTAAGCATCCCATACCTTCAATTCGCTTTGAAATTCCTACAAGATGGAGCTCAATAGATAACATGGCTAAAGTTTATCTACGAGTTCCGTTAATTGTAAGGATGTTCAACAAGCAAAAGGCTCGGCCTCAAATAGTCGCATGGTCGAAAAACTCTTCATTTCAAG ATTTCCAGGTTTTTGCTAAGCCCTCGCATCTATTGCCGGCATCAGAAGCAACTACGTATTCCAAATTTGTTCCAGAGGAGATATTTTCGTCACTGGAATTAGATAAATCCGACTCTTTGTATATAGTAGAGCTTCGCACGAGTAGAGACTTTGGCTCTTGTTTGCGAGACATGAATGCTGCTATCTTGCTGTGCTTGATAGATGTGAATGGGGTTTCCCTTTTACAAAGGATACCTTCGATTTCTTTGGCTAACTCTGGTCAGGATAAAGAGATGAGTTCTCCTGAATCTGTCCATTTCCGGAGAGGTTCAGCTGATGTTGTCACCTTTAAAGGATCCAAATTAGGAAAAATCGAAGCACTTTGGATTGGCCTCGAATCAG GTTCCTGGAGAGTAGACGGCGTGCATTTGACAGTAATCAATGGGACATCAACTATGCCTAAATTTAGCGAGGAAACAAGTGAAGTACAATTTGATGGTTTGCAGTGTAAGTTCGAGGCAAATAATATCCTACTTGGAGAGGGCGGGGTATCTATGGCGGAGCTAAGGCCGGTGCTCGCTGAAGAATTGCATGGAAATACTTTTCCTCATCAATTAAATGCATGGTCCTCATCAAATATCTTTTCGAGCCATGAAATGTCGAACGAGGACGGCATGAGGGAGTATGCAGATCTCAAACTCTCATTGCTGCTATATGACCTGATTCTCATTTCAACGGGATTCACTACTTTTACCTTATGTTCGAATGAGAAAGCTGCTTATTCTTTCTTAGTTGGCGGAATTGGTGGATTCCTTTATCTACTGCTGCTTCAGAGATCAGTTGATGGATTATCAGCTACAGAATCAGCTTCTGGGGAAGCCTTTGGAGGGCTTAAAAGGCCGTGGTTAGGTCTCGCACTGATTATGGCCGCTAGCGTGGTTGCAGTGAAGTATGGGATAGGAGGAAATACTGTTGCATTGACTCCGACCGACCTCTTCATTGGAGTTGCAGGATTTCTCGCTAGTAAGATCGCAGTGGTGTTAGCAGCATTTAGACCCATACAAAGGAGTCCGAAGAGAAGAGATTGA
- the LOC109721661 gene encoding uncharacterized protein LOC109721661 isoform X1, with translation MRFLDGSHLCVTCIVVFLIIWLGLSLVLQVIILQFSISSKLLLLRSRFCCAPFSFSSSDGANHCLFELYNSKTFDSIGSDFQVFAKPSHLLPASEATTYSKFVPEEIFSSLELDKSDSLYIVELRTSRDFGSCLRDMNAAILLCLIDVNGVSLLQRIPSISLANSGQDKEMSSPESVHFRRGSADVVTFKGSKLGKIEALWIGLESGSWRVDGVHLTVINGTSTMPKFSEETSEVQFDGLQCKFEANNILLGEGGVSMAELRPVLAEELHGNTFPHQLNAWSSSNIFSSHEMSNEDGMREYADLKLSLLLYDLILISTGFTTFTLCSNEKAAYSFLVGGIGGFLYLLLLQRSVDGLSATESASGEAFGGLKRPWLGLALIMAASVVAVKYGIGGNTVALTPTDLFIGVAGFLASKIAVVLAAFRPIQRSPKRRD, from the exons ATGAGATTTTTAGATGGATCTCACTTGTGTGTCACTTGCATTGTCGTTTTCTTGATTATTTGGTTGGGACTTTCATTAGTTCTCCAAGTTATAATTCTGCAATTCTCGATCTCAAGTAAACTACTGCTTCTGAGAAGCAGGTTTTGCTGCGCTCCTTTCTCTTTCAGTTCGTCTGACGGTGCAAACCATTGCTTATTCGAATTATATAATTCCAAAACTTTTGATTCAATTGGTTCAGATTTCCAGGTTTTTGCTAAGCCCTCGCATCTATTGCCGGCATCAGAAGCAACTACGTATTCCAAATTTGTTCCAGAGGAGATATTTTCGTCACTGGAATTAGATAAATCCGACTCTTTGTATATAGTAGAGCTTCGCACGAGTAGAGACTTTGGCTCTTGTTTGCGAGACATGAATGCTGCTATCTTGCTGTGCTTGATAGATGTGAATGGGGTTTCCCTTTTACAAAGGATACCTTCGATTTCTTTGGCTAACTCTGGTCAGGATAAAGAGATGAGTTCTCCTGAATCTGTCCATTTCCGGAGAGGTTCAGCTGATGTTGTCACCTTTAAAGGATCCAAATTAGGAAAAATCGAAGCACTTTGGATTGGCCTCGAATCAG GTTCCTGGAGAGTAGACGGCGTGCATTTGACAGTAATCAATGGGACATCAACTATGCCTAAATTTAGCGAGGAAACAAGTGAAGTACAATTTGATGGTTTGCAGTGTAAGTTCGAGGCAAATAATATCCTACTTGGAGAGGGCGGGGTATCTATGGCGGAGCTAAGGCCGGTGCTCGCTGAAGAATTGCATGGAAATACTTTTCCTCATCAATTAAATGCATGGTCCTCATCAAATATCTTTTCGAGCCATGAAATGTCGAACGAGGACGGCATGAGGGAGTATGCAGATCTCAAACTCTCATTGCTGCTATATGACCTGATTCTCATTTCAACGGGATTCACTACTTTTACCTTATGTTCGAATGAGAAAGCTGCTTATTCTTTCTTAGTTGGCGGAATTGGTGGATTCCTTTATCTACTGCTGCTTCAGAGATCAGTTGATGGATTATCAGCTACAGAATCAGCTTCTGGGGAAGCCTTTGGAGGGCTTAAAAGGCCGTGGTTAGGTCTCGCACTGATTATGGCCGCTAGCGTGGTTGCAGTGAAGTATGGGATAGGAGGAAATACTGTTGCATTGACTCCGACCGACCTCTTCATTGGAGTTGCAGGATTTCTCGCTAGTAAGATCGCAGTGGTGTTAGCAGCATTTAGACCCATACAAAGGAGTCCGAAGAGAAGAGATTGA
- the LOC109721465 gene encoding fatty acyl-CoA reductase 2, with product MGSSCIDSSHVLPERPLTSSSINRNRSRRVVFLSLPSQKRNTNIVCCSVNGNASSSKWCSTSPLFSDRLDVPVEEDQVVFSPEKAIHKDVETMNSTSCKEAEARTVTLRSGEEGIGIVRFLGGKNFLITGATGFLAKVLIEKILRTNPSVGKIYVLIKAKDKEAAMKRLKTEIVNTELFRCLQEIHGKNYQSFMLRKLIPVVGDVRVGNIGIKPEIAEKISEEVDVIINSAANTTFDERYDVALDINTIGPCRLMSFAKRFKRLKLFLQVSTAYVNGQRQGRILEKPFRIGDTITKETNLSKSAAKHTPMLDIEAEIKLAFDSRRNSSDASAVQEMKDLGLKRAKIYGWQDTYVFTKAMGEMVINCMRGDIPVITIRPSVIESTWKEPFPGWMEGNRMMDPIVLYYGKGQLTGFLADPDGVLDVVPADMVVNATLAAMAKHGSCGEPGMHVYHVASSIVNPLVFQDLARILFEHFSTNPCVDMRGRPILVPQMKLFSDMSKFSTYVSVDAVQKSSRAAEAAGASTQEKLLQRLKNICTKSVEQAIYLANIYEPYTFYGGRFDNTNTENLMDEMSEDEKRSFPFDVRSIDWKEYISKVHIPGLRKHVMKGRGMCSRPQLVNSSM from the exons ATGGGAAGTTCATGCATAGACTCCTCCCATGTGTTGCCTGAGAggcctctaacctcttcatccatTAATAGAAATCGGTCTCGTCGTGTGGTTTTCCTCTCGCTGCCGTCGCAAAAAAGGAATACCAACATAGTCTGTTGTAGTGTCAATGGAAATGCGAGCAGCTCCAAATGGTGTTCTACTTCTCCCCTCTTCTCAGATAGGTTAGACGTGCCGGTAGAAGAGGATCAGGTGGTTTTCTCGCCTGAGAAGGCGATCCACAAGGATGTAGAAACAATGAATTCGACATCTTGCAAGGAAGCAGAGGCTAGGACTGTTACTTTAAGAAGTGGTGAAGAAGGCATTGGGATTGTCAGATTTCTTGGAGGCAAGAACTTTCTCATCACTGGTGCAACCGGCTTCCTCGCGAAAG TTCTTATTGAGAAGATTTTGAGGACAAATCCTTCTGTTGGAAAGATATATGTCCTAATCAAGGCCAAGGATAAGGAAGCAGCAATGAAGAGGCTGAAGACCGAA ATAGTAAATACAGAACTCTTCAGATGCTTACAAGAGATCCATGGAAAGAATTACCAATCTTTCATGCTTAGGAAGCTTATTCCTGTGGTAGGGGATGTCAGGGTAGGCAACATTGGCATTAAGCCTGAGATTGCCGAAAAGATTTCTGAAGAAGTAGATGTTATAATAAATTCAGCAGCAAATACCACTTTTGATGAGAG GTACGATGTAGCCCTCGACATAAACACCATAGGACCTTGCAGACTGATGAGCTTTGCGAAGCGGTTTAAGAGACTTAAACTCTTCTTACAAGTATCAACGG CATATGTGAATGGGCAGAGACAAGGTAGGATCTTGGAGAAGCCCTTTCGCATAGGGGACACGATAACAAAAGAGACAAATTTGTCGAAATCTGCAGCAAAACACACACCCATGTTAGATATCGAGGCCGAAATCAAGTTGGCGTTTGACTCTAGAAGGAATTCTAGTGATGCTTCTGCTGTTCAAGAGATGAAAGATTTGGGCTTAAAGAG AGCAAAGATCTATGGGTGGCAGGACACTTATGTGTTCACGAAGGCCATGGGGGAGATGGTTATAAACTGCATGCGAGGCGACATACCGGTGATCACAATAAGGCCTAGTGTGATTGAAAGCACTTGGAAAGAACCATTCCCCGGTTGGATGGAAGGCAATAG AATGATGGACCCTATTGTTCTATACTACGGCAAAGGCCAACTCACTGGATTTCTCGCTGACCCCGATGGAGTGCTTGATGTT GTTCCAGCTGACATGGTTGTAAATGCAACTTTAGCAGCCATGGCAAAACATGGCTCATGTGGGGAGCCAGGGATGCATGTCTATCATGTGGCTTCCTCTATCGTCAATCCCCTGGTGTTCCAAGACTTGGCTAGAATTCTCTTCGAACACTTCAGTACAAATCCTTGTGTGGATATGCGAGGGAGGCCAATCCTTGTTCCTCAGATGAAGCTTTTCAGCGACATGAGCAAGTTCTCAACTTATGTTTCTGTCGATGCCGTGCAGAAGAGCAGCAGAGCAGCAGAGGCAGCCGGTGCTTCTACGCAGGAGAAGCTGTTGCAGAGATTGAAGAACATATGCACGAAATCTGTGGAGCAGGCCATCTATTTGGCTAACATCTATGAGCCATATACTTTCTATGGCGGAAG GTTTGACAACACAAACACGGAAAATTTGATGGATGAGATGTCTGAGGATGAGAAGAGGAGCTTTCCTTTCGATGTTAGAAGCATTGACTGGAAGGAATACATCTCCAAGGTCCATATTCCTGGACTGAGGAAACATGTCATGAAGGGAAGGGGCATGTGTTCCAGGCCCCAGCTAGTGAACTCCTCAATGTGA
- the LOC109721565 gene encoding beta-glucosidase 24-like, which translates to MLMQPFPLMHRLMQQAASGWLYIYPPGIRQLLLYTKSKYNNPVIYITENGVDEHNNKTVSLKEALNDRTRVSYYKKHLLYVRQAIR; encoded by the exons ATGTTAATGCAACCTTTTCCACTGATGCACAGATTAATGCAACAG GCTGCTTCAGGATGGCTTTACATCTACCCACCGGGAATAAGACAACTCTTACTCTATACCAAGTCCAAGTACAACAACCCAGTCATTTACATTACAGAGAACG GTGTTGATGAGCACAACAATAAGACTGTATCTCTTAAAGAAGCCCTAAATGACCGCACCAGAGTTAGTTACTACAAGAAGCATCTCCTCTACGTGCGCCAAGCCATCAGGTGA
- the LOC109721827 gene encoding histone-lysine N-methyltransferase ATXR4 isoform X1 — MLCAVRRRTTSELRRMLCRQNINPPPLRSVSTAAGAGAGAGDPPTRPGPPPIRVALTESAGRGVFATRAIGAGELVHSAKPLVAHPSPSHLRKVCYYCLRKKGSEASLISDEIAGEDLGSNPTSYYFCSESCVEPSKIFYEVERRADWALYDDHCRLRGLKYPLMVKRLACMVISGAVPADTVDILQPATLPQEALLEMEEEFALLRHTFKKASLQDELIALVLTKQWYINVLARIRINAFRIELVGGSHEDLFTSAAALVGSDVSVGNAVYMVPSFYNHDCDPNAHIVWLDNADAKLKALRDIEEGEELRICYIDASMNLDARQKILAEGFGFQCNCLRCLSGD; from the exons ATGCTCTGCGCGGTGCGACGCCGCACTACGTCGGAGCTCCGCCGCATGCTCTGCCGCCAAAACATAAACCCTCCTCCTCTGCGCTCCGTCTccaccgccgccggcgccggcgccggcgccggagatCCTCCTACTAGGCCCGGCCCTCCGCCGATCCGAGTCGCGCTCACCGAGTCCGCAGGGAGGGGGGTGTTCGCCACGCGCGCGATCGGCGCCGGCGAGCTCGTCCACTCCGCTAAACCCCTCGTCGCCCACCCCTCCCCTTCTCATCTCCGCAAG GTATGCTATTATTGCCTGAGGAAGAAAGGGAGTGAAGCTTCGTTGATCAGTGATGAGATTGCTGGTGAGGATTTGGGTTCAAATCCTACTTCTTACTACTTTTGCAGCGAGAGTTGCGTAGAGCCCTCAAAG aTCTTCTACGAAGTTGAGAGGCGAGCAGATTGGGCATTGTATGATGACCACTGTAG ACTACGTGGATTGAAATATCCTTTGATGGTTAAGCGGCTAGCTTGTATGGTTATATCAGGAGCGGTGCCTGCTGACACTGTTGACATACTCCAACCAGCTACTTTGCCTCAAGAAGCACTTCTAGAA atGGAAGAAGAGTTTGCTTTGCTGAGGCACACTTTTAAGAAGGCATCTTTGCAGGATGAACTTATAGCAT TAGTTCTCACAAAACAATGGTACATTAATGTGTTGGCAAGGATCCGAATAAATGCATTTCGCATTGAATTAGTTGGAGGATCACATGAGGATCTTTTTACATCGGCAGCTGCCTTAGTTGGAAGTGATGTTTCTGTTGGTAATGCAGTTTATATGGTTCCGTCTTTCTACAATCACGACTGTG ATCCGAATGCCCATATAGTTTGGTTGGATAATGCAGATGCAAAACTGAAGGCCCTCCGTGATATCGAAGAAG GTGAAGAGCTCCGCATTTGCTACATCGATGCGAGCATGAATCTTGATGCTCGACAGAAGATTCTTGCTGAAGGATTTGGTTTCCAGTGCAATTGTCTCCGGTGCTTATCCGGGGATTAA
- the LOC109721827 gene encoding histone-lysine N-methyltransferase ATXR4 isoform X2 — protein MLCAVRRRTTSELRRMLCRQNINPPPLRSVSTAAGAGAGAGDPPTRPGPPPIRVALTESAGRGVFATRAIGAGELVHSAKPLVAHPSPSHLRKVCYYCLRKKGSEASLISDEIAGEDLGSNPTSYYFCSESCVEPSKIFYEVERRADWALYDDHCRLRGLKYPLMVKRLACMVISGAVPADTVDILQPATLPQEALLEMEEEFALLRHTFKKASLQDELIAFLTKQWYINVLARIRINAFRIELVGGSHEDLFTSAAALVGSDVSVGNAVYMVPSFYNHDCDPNAHIVWLDNADAKLKALRDIEEGEELRICYIDASMNLDARQKILAEGFGFQCNCLRCLSGD, from the exons ATGCTCTGCGCGGTGCGACGCCGCACTACGTCGGAGCTCCGCCGCATGCTCTGCCGCCAAAACATAAACCCTCCTCCTCTGCGCTCCGTCTccaccgccgccggcgccggcgccggcgccggagatCCTCCTACTAGGCCCGGCCCTCCGCCGATCCGAGTCGCGCTCACCGAGTCCGCAGGGAGGGGGGTGTTCGCCACGCGCGCGATCGGCGCCGGCGAGCTCGTCCACTCCGCTAAACCCCTCGTCGCCCACCCCTCCCCTTCTCATCTCCGCAAG GTATGCTATTATTGCCTGAGGAAGAAAGGGAGTGAAGCTTCGTTGATCAGTGATGAGATTGCTGGTGAGGATTTGGGTTCAAATCCTACTTCTTACTACTTTTGCAGCGAGAGTTGCGTAGAGCCCTCAAAG aTCTTCTACGAAGTTGAGAGGCGAGCAGATTGGGCATTGTATGATGACCACTGTAG ACTACGTGGATTGAAATATCCTTTGATGGTTAAGCGGCTAGCTTGTATGGTTATATCAGGAGCGGTGCCTGCTGACACTGTTGACATACTCCAACCAGCTACTTTGCCTCAAGAAGCACTTCTAGAA atGGAAGAAGAGTTTGCTTTGCTGAGGCACACTTTTAAGAAGGCATCTTTGCAGGATGAACTTATAGCAT TTCTCACAAAACAATGGTACATTAATGTGTTGGCAAGGATCCGAATAAATGCATTTCGCATTGAATTAGTTGGAGGATCACATGAGGATCTTTTTACATCGGCAGCTGCCTTAGTTGGAAGTGATGTTTCTGTTGGTAATGCAGTTTATATGGTTCCGTCTTTCTACAATCACGACTGTG ATCCGAATGCCCATATAGTTTGGTTGGATAATGCAGATGCAAAACTGAAGGCCCTCCGTGATATCGAAGAAG GTGAAGAGCTCCGCATTTGCTACATCGATGCGAGCATGAATCTTGATGCTCGACAGAAGATTCTTGCTGAAGGATTTGGTTTCCAGTGCAATTGTCTCCGGTGCTTATCCGGGGATTAA